A window of Flavobacteriales bacterium genomic DNA:
GGCGATTCTGATTTTTTGCATGATAATAAAGTCGATTTTGATTCGAGAAGCCGAAGATAAGCCATGAAATGAGCCCTTCAGAGCGGCTTTTTTACACGGTACAGACCCCATATGAACGGAAAATCCTCCTTTTAGGACAAATATTCAAGATTCCTATATGTTTGATTTTCATAGTGTTATGGAATCTCGGATGTAAAAATCACTGATTCTGACTACTTTTTTCAAGAATCGGTGGCAACCTGAAGCACTGCCCTTCGTCTTTCTATTGAAAGCAATCCTGAACAGATTGCGATGGTTTCAAAATTTTCCTTGCAGGTTTCCAAGAGAGCGCTTCCCCCCCGAGGCGCTTTTTTGGTTGTTCACCACTCGCTCTCTTCTAACTCTACACAGTATTGGCAATACTTTCCATGCTCCGTTTCGTGTCTGAATACGGGAGTGTTATACAATCGCTCTATAAGTCCATAGAGCATCTGCTCGAATTCTTCAAGTATCTCCGCTTGCTCTAGTCCATCTGCCTGCATGACCAAAGGCTTTACTTCAGTATCCATACCCAACATGGATATGATGGCCGCTTGTGCCTCTTGCTCCTTCACTCTGTAATAGAGCCATTGGTAATAAAGTAGTTGCAAGGCCTTGCTCTTCTTCGGATCGAACAGGCTTTCTTCATCCATCTTCTTGATCACCAGGTCGCTCGCATTCACCTTACCGCTCTTATAATCGATGAGCACCACCTGACCGTCCACTTGCTCGACCCGGTCGATGAATGCTTTGAATCGGACGCTGCGTTCCTGCCCTCCCAAGACGATACGGGTCTCATATTCCAGTCTCTCCTCGAGGCCTAGTATATGTATATTCTTCCCACGTATCCTTTTCTTTTCCCTGAGAAAGAAATTGTGTAACATCTCACGGGCCATCGCCTTGACCAAAGCGCTTTCTCCTGATTCACTCAATTGTTGCAAGGCGTACTTCTCCATGACTGCTTCCAAGCGCTCATCGATCCCGGCATGCATGTCTTCCAGCGCTTGAGTGGTGATCACCGCACCATTCATATGTGTAGCGAAGGCATCTTCGAGCACCTCATGTACCACACTGCCCAACTCACTGCTGCCTATCTCCTCCTCCACCTCATCTTCTTCCCCCATACCGAGTACTACTTTGTAATAGAAGTCCAATGGGCATCGGGTGAATTCGCTCAGTCGACTGAATGAGACCCCGCGTTCCAAAAAGACATCGATCGCATTCTGAATAATAGGACTCATGGGAACTTCTACTTCCACACCCGGCACGCGGATCGGTCTCACGGGATAATCCTCATGCGTGATATCGGTCTGCAATCCCCAGCGCTGAGGGAGTCCGGCCTCCAATTGAGAGATGTAGCGGCTCTTCTCCCCTCCACCGAATTCATCTCGCTCACTCGTGTATGCAATATGGAGCCTATCGGTACTGAAGAGCAAGCGAGAGAAGTAATAGGCGAAGATGGCATCCTCCTCATACTGGGTAGGCAATTTGTAATGTGCGCGTATATCGTGTGGAAGGAAGGTGTCATAACTCCTTCCTTTGGGCAGCTTGCCTTCATTGGCTCCGAGGAGGATCACCTGATCGAAATACAGGGCCCGAGTCTCTAACAGCCCCATCACCTGCAGCCCGCGTAGCGGTTCTCCGATAAAGGATAATCGTTCTCGGGCTAGGGCAGATTGCAGAGAGCGCCAGACCTGTTCCCCGGTACGGATGAAGGAATATGTTGCAATGACCTCTTCTGACTGCTCTATGATCTCTTTCATCCGAGTAGCTACTCCTTCGCTCAATCGGTCCCTTGAGTTGATATCTTCCAGTTGATGGATAAGCGCCCGGATCATGCTGGATGGTACACCGGTCGCCAGACCGTATCTATCGACCGGCCCATCGCCCAGCAGTGCTCGTAGATCGGACTCCGGAAAGAAGATGTTCCGATTCTTTTTTACTTGGAACTCCAGCTTGCGCAGCAGATCATATCCGATGAGACCGAATCGAGCAGCTATCTCCATCCACTCCTTGAGCGGTGCATGATGGATCTGCCAATCGAGTCCTTTGTCCTCAGAGCGATCGGCCTGTATGATCCCTGTCATATAGGACTTTACCATACCATAGACAGAGGTATCGCGGAAGGACATCCCGATGGTGATATTCACATGCTCCACACTGTGTGGGAATTGCTCGACCAAGGCACCTAACATGCTCTCATCGGCCAGCACTATGGCTACCTCCTCGTGCTTCTCCATGTTTTGGAGCAAGCCTCCCGCCATCATACACTGTGAGATGGCATGGGGATGGGAGGAGATGTGGATGGGTAAAGTCTCCGATCTCCCATCATTGAAGGTCTGCTTCCAGTCCTTGTGCTTCCATTTCCGCATGAATAGGCCCGCAGGGTCCAAACTGTTCTCACGAATGAATGGAGCATCATCCCAATAGACCTCACAGCGGTCTTGGGATTGAAGAGAGTCTATGAGGAGTTCTTCGGCCTTCGAAAGTGCATTGAATCCTGCGAATAGGAATCGCGAGATATAGGGTAGGACCTGTGACGTGCTGGAGCGTATGGCTGCCTCCCGCATGATGGCTCCTGAATAGGCCTCACCCCTTTCTCTGAGGGATGCATTGAAGCGATTATACAACGGACCTAATCGCATCCAGAACCGATTGAACTCATCCTGCTCGGCCCCCAGTTCTTCAGCGAGGAAACTCCAATCGTTGATCGCCTTGAGATGGCCCAGGTCGGTATACAGCTGCTCCGCTTCGATGAGATAGGTATCCAGGGTATTGAAGTCCTTGAGGATAGCCGTGGACCAGGCATCGAACACATCGAATTCCTCTACCACATCATCGATCTCAGAATAGCATCGATACAATTCCAATCCGATGCGCATGGGGTCGGCCGGTCGGAGTCCGGTGATGGACCGGGCCAGATCATCCAGCGTGAAGATCCGAGGCAAGAATATGGGCCGATCGGATTGCTCGGCCAGCGCCTTCTTCAGAAAGGTGATGGCGCGCCTACTGGGTAAGATGACTGCTGTGTGCGGCAATTCCTCACCGATGTCTAGGAGTCGATCTGCAAGCTGTTCTAAGAATGCTTTCATAGCCGTGGTCAGAACGAGCGAATATCCACAAAACTATCTTTGTGCTCCGCAATGCTCTACCGTTCCCTGATCAGACCCCTCCTATTCCTCTTCCCTACCGAGAGGGTGCATTACATGACCATGAATGCATTGAATGTCCTACAGGGATTTCCTCCTACGCGATGGATACTCCGCGGGCTATTCTCAACCAGAAAAGCAGAGGATGCCAAAGAGGTCTTCGGACTGGAATTTCCCAATCGCGTGGGTCTGGCTGCTGGTTTCGACAAGGATGCACGATATATGCATGCCCTACGCAGTCTGGGTTTTGGATTCATAGAGGTGGGCACGGTCACTCCACGTCCACAGGCAGGTAATCCCAAGCCTAGGCTCTTCCGCCTGAAGAAGGACGAGGCCCTCATCAATCGTATGGGATTCAATAACCGTGGACTGGAGGCCATGGTGGAGAATTTGAAGAAACGCCCCAAGGATGTCATCATAGGTGGGAACATCGGCAAGAACAAGGACACTTCCAATGAGCAGGCGGTAGAGGATTATGTCACCTGTTTTCATGGTCTGCATCCCCATGTGGACTATTTCGTGGTCAATGTCTCCTCACCCAATACACCCGGGTTGCGAAAGCTACAAGAGAAAGGACCTCTACTGGAGATTTTGAACCGGATGTACCGAGAAGCAGGTCAGTATGAAGTGCAGCGTCCCATCCTGCTCAAGATAGCTCCCGATCTGACCGATACTCAAGTCGATGATATCGTAGAGATCGTTGTGGAAAGTGGGATCGATGGGGTCATCGCCACCAATACCACCATCTCCCGAGACGGACTACAGACTCCAGTTACCGCTATTGACTCTATTGGAAATGGCGGCTTGAGCGGTAGACCATTGAACCAACGCGCAACAGAAGTTGTTCGCTATCTCTCAGATAGAGCAGAAGGTAGATTCAAGGTGATCGGTGTGGGTGGTATCCATGATGTCAGAACGGCTCAAGAAAAATTGGATGCTGGGGCGGCATTGATTCAGGTATATTCTGCCTTTATTTTTGAAGGGCCCGCATTGATCTCCCGTATCATACGCGGTATCCGTACAGCTCCATGAAGAAAGAAGGACCGGTGAAATTGATAGAATGCCCGCGTGATGCCATGCAGGGTATCGAGGAATTCATCCCTACGGAGTTGAAGACCGCCTACCATCAACAGCTTTTGGAGTGCGGTTTCGATACCATAGACATCGGCAGCTTCGTATCGCCCAAGGCCATTCCCCAACTGAAGGATACTGCGTCAGTCCTGGCCGGGCTGGACCGATCGAATTCTGACACTGAGCTACTCGTCATTGTAGGCAATAAGCGAGGTGCAGTAGATGCATGTGCTCAAGAAAAGGTGGACTATCTGGGATATCCTTTTTCTATATCCGAGACCTTCCTACGTAGGAACATCAATAGCTCGATAGAAGATTCCCTGAGTCGGATCGATGATATCGCTGCACTCTGTGAAAAGCACAATAAGAAACTGGTCATCTATATCTCCATGGGATTCGGCAATCCCTATGGTGAACCCTGGGATGTCAACATCGTGATGGGATGGTGCTATAAATTGGTCAAGCTCTTCGAGGTCAAGACCATCTCCCTCTCTGACACCATAGGTACCTCAAGACCCGAGAGCATTCGATATCTGTTCAGCAATCTCATCCCAGAACTGCCTGAAGTGGAATTCGGTGCCCATCTCCACACGACTCCAACTACGTGGGAAGAAAAGGTCTCCAGTGCCTTCGAGAGCGGCTGCCGCAGATTCGATGGGGCCATCAAGGGCTTTGGAGGATGTCCCATGGCTGCCGATCGCCTCACGGGAAATATGCCTACCGAGCGGATGGTGGAGTACTTCTCCCAACACGGAATCGATTGTGGGGTAGAAAAAAAGCCTTTTGATCGAGCGATGCAAAAGGCTTTGGAAGTGTTTCCTATTTAAATGGTATCAGCTCAACTTCTCCACCCATCCCCATAGATCCTTTTCCTTACCGCGCTTGAGATCTTCCAAGAAGTTCTGCATGCGTATGGAGAAATCATTCTCAGTGAAATCAGGCAGGTCATAATCATTGCCATTATACCCAATGGTCTTGATACGGGCCAGCGTGGCCGCTGTTCCGGTACCGAATGCTTCTTTTACCCGACCGGCCTTGAGTGCGCGTTCGAGTTCTTCCACGTGGATACTTGTCTCCTGTACACGCATTCCCCAGGATTCTGCCACTTTGAGCACAGAGTCACGTGTGATACCCGGCAAGATAGTACCTACCGTAGTTGGAGTATAGAGGACGTCATCTACCACGAACATCACATTCATCGTACCTGATTCTTCGATGTATTTGTGCTCTTTAGCATCTGTCCATATCAATTGGTGATAGCCTTCTTCTTTGGCCTTCTTCGCGGGAAACAGAGAAGCCGCATAGT
This region includes:
- a CDS encoding quinone-dependent dihydroorotate dehydrogenase, translated to MLYRSLIRPLLFLFPTERVHYMTMNALNVLQGFPPTRWILRGLFSTRKAEDAKEVFGLEFPNRVGLAAGFDKDARYMHALRSLGFGFIEVGTVTPRPQAGNPKPRLFRLKKDEALINRMGFNNRGLEAMVENLKKRPKDVIIGGNIGKNKDTSNEQAVEDYVTCFHGLHPHVDYFVVNVSSPNTPGLRKLQEKGPLLEILNRMYREAGQYEVQRPILLKIAPDLTDTQVDDIVEIVVESGIDGVIATNTTISRDGLQTPVTAIDSIGNGGLSGRPLNQRATEVVRYLSDRAEGRFKVIGVGGIHDVRTAQEKLDAGAALIQVYSAFIFEGPALISRIIRGIRTAP
- a CDS encoding hydroxymethylglutaryl-CoA lyase — translated: MKKEGPVKLIECPRDAMQGIEEFIPTELKTAYHQQLLECGFDTIDIGSFVSPKAIPQLKDTASVLAGLDRSNSDTELLVIVGNKRGAVDACAQEKVDYLGYPFSISETFLRRNINSSIEDSLSRIDDIAALCEKHNKKLVIYISMGFGNPYGEPWDVNIVMGWCYKLVKLFEVKTISLSDTIGTSRPESIRYLFSNLIPELPEVEFGAHLHTTPTTWEEKVSSAFESGCRRFDGAIKGFGGCPMAADRLTGNMPTERMVEYFSQHGIDCGVEKKPFDRAMQKALEVFPI